From one Lotus japonicus ecotype B-129 chromosome 3, LjGifu_v1.2 genomic stretch:
- the LOC130745612 gene encoding cinnamoyl-CoA reductase CAD2-like: MISSTGQVVCVTGASGYIASWIVKFLLQRGNTVKATVRDPNDPKKVGHLLRLDGARERLHLFKANLLEEGSFNSVVQGCHGVFHTASPFYYDVEDPQAELLDPAVKGTLNVLKSCANSPSLKRVVLTSSIAAVAYNGKSRTPDVVVDETWFSDPHFNLEANMWYVLSKTLAEDAAWKFARENNIDMVTINPAMVIGPLLQPVLNTSAAAVLNFVNGAQTFPNATFGWINVKDVANAHIQAYESASASGRYCLVERVVHHSEIVKILRELYPTLQLPEKCADDKPYVPTYQVSKDKAKSLGIEFVPLEMSLRETVESLKEKKFTNF, from the exons ATGATCAGTAGTACAGGACAGGTGGTGTGCGTGACTGGTGCTTCTGGTTATATCGCTTCATGGATCGTCAAATTTCTTCTCCAACGCGGCAACACTGTCAAGGCCACTGTTCGCGATCCAA ATGATCCAAAAAAAGTTGGCCACTTGCTTAGGCTTGATGGTGCTAGGGAGAGACTGCACCTATTTAAGGCAAATCTCCTTGAAGAAGGTTCCTTTAACTCTGTTGTTCAAGGCTGTCATGGTGTCTTTCACACTGCTTCTCCCTTCTATTATGATGTCGAGGACCCGCAG GCTGAACTGTTAGATCCAGCAGTGAAGGGAACTCTAAATGTTCTCAAATCATGTGCAAACTCGCCATCTCTGAAACGTGTTGTCCTAACCTCCTCTATTGCTGCTGTTGCATATAATGGAAAGTCTCGAACTCCGGATGTAGTGGTTGATGAGACTTGGTTTTCTGATCCGCATTTCAATCTGGAAGCAAAT ATGTGGTATGTGCTTTCAAAGACCTTGGCTGAAGATGCTGCCTGGAAATTTGCACGTGAAAACAACATTGACATGGTTACTATTAACCCAGCAATGGTCATAGGGCCTCTCCTGCAACCAGTTCTTAACACCAGTGCCGCTGCAGTTTTGAATTTTGTTAATG GTGCACAAACATTTCCAAATGCTACTTTTGGATGGATCAATGTGAAAGATGTTGCAAATGCCCATATTCAGGCGTATGAGAGTGCTTCAGCTAGTGGAAGATACTGTTTAGTTGAGAGAGTGGTACACCATTCAGAAATTGTCAAGATTTTACGTGAACTGTACCCGACATTACAACTTCCAGAGAA GTGCGCAGACGATAAGCCATATGTGCCAACATATCAGGTTTCCAAAGATAAGGCAAAGAGCTTGGGAATTGAATTTGTTCCTTTGGAAATGAGCCTCAGGGAAACCGTGGAAAGTTTGAAGGAGAAGAAATTCACCAACTTTTAA